The following are from one region of the Corylus avellana chromosome ca1, CavTom2PMs-1.0 genome:
- the LOC132185611 gene encoding uncharacterized protein LOC132185611 isoform X2: MDRWCGVLKVPLCSDSSKYYRVAASLCLSRSSRTLAVPSANAVFFNGDRVEGTGNPVIERLSDLQKIAGILVQKFGGSINAWVIEASVFNGPFAVYEDFIPSVNQRGEPKSYSPLGFPASRSTVTLLSNCLKEVKKAISRKQEEQQPASASASRLSQPKTFILGFSKGGTVINQLVTELSFSDVRLTGNAPCTEEQSRSGQHSSFSEESKIIPNTEESLLNSITEIHYLDVGLNSSGAYLTDHEAIERISNRLIQRAEGIRFIVHGTPRQWCDSRRVWIRNEKDQLVHMLESQAQRSGGKLEVCEKFYFSDRPPGMQMHFEIIEKFDVS, translated from the exons ATGGATCGATGGTGTGGAGTTTTAAAGGTTCCATTGTGCTCTGACAGCAGCAAGTATTATAGAGTTGCAGCATCTCTGTGCCTTTCACGCAGTTCCAGAACCTTAGCC GTGCCTTCTGCAAATGCAGTCTTTTTCAATGGAGATCGTGTTGAAGGGACTGGGAATCCAGTGATTGAGAGGCTGTCGGATCTACAGAAAATAGCTGGAATTCTGGTTCAAAAATTTGGAGGTTCTATCAACGCATGGGTCATTGAGGCTTCTGTTTTTAATGGGCCTTTTGCTGTCTATGAAGATTTTATTCCATCTGTGAATCAACGGGGAGAGCCAAAATCATATAGCCCACTTGGATTCCCAGCTTCTAGGTCGACTGTCACACTTTTGTCAAATTGCCTTAAAGAG GTAAAGAAAGCAATTTCAAGGAAACAGGAAGAACAACAGCCAGCCAGCGCATCTGCATCACGTCTCTCTCAACCCAAAACATTCATCCTTGGATTTAGCAAGGGCGGCACTGTAATTAATCAGCTAGTTACTGAGCTTAGCTTCTCAGATGTCAGACTCACTGGAAATGCACCCTGCACTGAAGAACAGTCGAGAAGTGGTCAGCATTCCAGTTTTTCAGAAGAGAGTAAAATCATACCTAATACAGAGGAAAGCCTTTTAAACAGCATCACTGAGATCCATTACTTGGATGTTGGTTTAAATTCTTCTGGTGCATATCTAACCGACCATGAAGCGATTGAGAGAATCTCCAACCGCCTCATACAAAGAGCTGAGGGAATTCGATTTATTGTTCATGGAACTCCTAGGCAATGGTGTGACAGTAGGCGAGTCTGGATTCGCAACGAAAAGGACCAATTAGTTCATATGCTTGAATCCCAAGCTCAGAGGAGTGGAGGAAAATTAGAGGTCTgtgaaaagttttatttttctgataGGCCTCCTGGTATGCAGATGCATTTTGAAATCATTGAAAAGTTTGATGTGAGTTGA